The Chryseobacterium sp. 52 genome includes a region encoding these proteins:
- a CDS encoding FAD-binding oxidoreductase — MKPNFTQKVTNWGNFPVVEKEIRSEDSFKKIKEFVLNHNEVIARGNGRCYGDSSLGETIFSTKKLNKFISFDRLNGIIECESGVLLSDVLEISVPQGYFLYVTPGTKFISVGGAIASDIHGKNHHAEGCFSEYVIEFKLMTENGDIIICSREENSDKFWATIGGMGLTGIILTVKFKLKNIESAYIRQESIKAENLDEIFRLFEESENWTYTVAWIDCLQKGKNLGRSILMRGEHAFQHELPQNLTSQPLRLKKKFQPTVPFYFPGFVLNSLTVKIFNLLYFKKQTKKEVKSFIDYETFFYPLDAITDWNKIYGKSGFIQYQMVIPKEAGKEGMKQILETIAASGSGSFLAVLKLFGKNNPEAYNSFPFEGYTLALDFKIDSKLKKLVEKLDNIVQQFGGRVYLTKDSMSKSSLTNYLKNIQSSKFVSLQHKRIINNNS; from the coding sequence ATGAAGCCGAATTTCACACAGAAAGTTACAAACTGGGGCAATTTCCCGGTGGTAGAAAAAGAAATAAGATCCGAAGACAGCTTCAAAAAAATAAAAGAGTTTGTACTTAATCATAACGAAGTTATTGCAAGAGGAAACGGAAGATGTTACGGTGATTCCTCATTGGGTGAAACCATATTTTCCACCAAAAAATTAAATAAATTCATCAGTTTTGATCGCCTGAACGGAATTATAGAATGTGAATCCGGAGTACTGCTTTCAGACGTGCTTGAGATTTCAGTTCCGCAGGGATATTTTCTGTATGTAACTCCCGGAACGAAATTTATTTCCGTGGGAGGAGCCATTGCTTCAGATATTCATGGCAAAAATCACCATGCAGAAGGTTGCTTTTCAGAATATGTAATCGAGTTTAAGCTGATGACAGAAAATGGAGACATCATTATATGTTCCAGAGAAGAGAATTCAGATAAATTCTGGGCTACCATCGGAGGAATGGGACTTACCGGAATTATTCTTACGGTTAAATTTAAACTTAAAAATATAGAATCTGCCTATATCAGACAGGAAAGCATTAAAGCAGAGAATCTGGATGAAATTTTCAGACTCTTTGAAGAAAGTGAAAACTGGACATATACGGTAGCATGGATTGATTGTCTTCAGAAAGGAAAAAATCTGGGCAGAAGTATTTTAATGAGAGGAGAACACGCTTTTCAGCATGAGCTTCCCCAAAACCTGACCAGCCAGCCATTGAGACTGAAGAAAAAATTTCAGCCGACGGTTCCGTTTTATTTTCCGGGATTTGTTCTGAATTCGCTGACCGTGAAGATCTTCAATTTGCTGTATTTTAAGAAACAGACAAAAAAAGAAGTCAAATCCTTCATCGACTACGAAACATTTTTCTATCCGCTGGATGCCATCACCGATTGGAATAAGATCTACGGAAAATCAGGCTTCATCCAGTATCAGATGGTAATCCCGAAAGAAGCAGGAAAAGAAGGAATGAAACAGATCCTTGAAACCATTGCTGCGAGTGGAAGTGGATCGTTTCTGGCTGTTTTGAAACTCTTCGGAAAGAACAACCCAGAGGCGTACAATTCATTTCCTTTTGAAGGCTATACGCTGGCCCTCGATTTTAAAATCGATTCAAAATTGAAAAAACTCGTAGAGAAGCTGGATAATATTGTGCAGCAGTTCGGAGGAAGGGTTTATCTTACAAAAGACAGTATGAGTAAATCTTCACTGACGAATTACCTTAAAAATATTCAAAGTTCAAAATTTGTGTCTTTACAGCACAAAAGAATCATAAACAACAATTCATAA
- a CDS encoding SDR family NAD(P)-dependent oxidoreductase: MIVLGSTSEVAQAFVEKALQEGEKFEKIYLFTSNKETTERFARHIDVKFLQQSEVIEIDLMKEIDYNKFDHVSSNVLFCAVGYLGDGTEEGLYDNRNTERIININYSKLIPVMNYFAQKFESRRSGTIIGLSSVAGDRGRQSNFIYGSAKAAFTAYLSGLRNYLLDKKVHVLTIKPGFMATKMTEGLPLNPKLTATPKQAAACIYKAFKKQKNVAYVLPVWSIIMMIIRNIPEFIFKKLKL, from the coding sequence ATGATAGTTCTGGGAAGTACGTCTGAAGTGGCACAGGCTTTTGTGGAAAAAGCCCTTCAGGAAGGAGAAAAGTTTGAAAAAATATATCTTTTCACTTCAAATAAAGAGACCACAGAAAGATTTGCAAGACATATTGATGTCAAGTTTTTACAACAGTCCGAAGTCATCGAAATAGATCTGATGAAAGAGATTGATTATAATAAATTTGATCATGTCAGTTCAAATGTATTATTTTGTGCCGTGGGATATTTGGGAGATGGCACCGAAGAAGGTCTTTACGATAACAGGAATACAGAAAGGATCATTAATATCAATTATTCGAAACTGATTCCGGTCATGAACTATTTTGCACAAAAGTTTGAAAGCAGAAGATCAGGAACGATCATAGGACTTTCATCCGTAGCAGGAGATAGGGGAAGACAGAGTAATTTTATTTACGGAAGTGCAAAAGCGGCTTTTACAGCTTATCTGAGCGGACTTCGTAATTATCTTTTAGATAAAAAAGTACATGTCCTTACCATAAAACCGGGCTTTATGGCCACCAAAATGACGGAAGGACTGCCTTTAAATCCTAAACTGACTGCCACTCCGAAGCAAGCTGCGGCCTGTATTTATAAAGCTTTTAAAAAGCAAAAAAATGTAGCGTATGTTTTGCCGGTATGGAGTATTATTATGATGATCATCAGGAATATTCCTGAATTTATATTTAAAAAATTAAAGCTTTAG
- a CDS encoding HAD family hydrolase produces MKKLYCFDFDGTLTYKDTMFMYLKFYDSTKFRIQFLRHVPLFILLKLKLAETEKVKKSFIGSILKGQTREKIEMKSKQFFEHHYPKIVRENALDFIQNIDRNNTQSLLVTASLDIWVKPFAEELKMHLVSTRAEFKNGIFTGNFIGKNCNGKEKLVRIKAEIHDSKYDKIIAFGDTSGDRQMLKWANEGHYQFFH; encoded by the coding sequence ATGAAAAAATTGTATTGTTTTGATTTTGACGGAACCCTAACGTATAAAGATACTATGTTTATGTATCTTAAATTCTATGATTCTACAAAATTCCGGATACAATTTTTAAGACATGTTCCCCTTTTTATCCTCCTGAAACTCAAACTTGCCGAAACAGAAAAAGTAAAGAAAAGTTTTATAGGCTCTATTCTGAAAGGACAGACCCGGGAAAAAATCGAAATGAAGTCTAAACAGTTTTTCGAGCATCATTATCCGAAGATTGTAAGAGAAAATGCCCTGGACTTTATACAAAATATCGATAGGAATAATACACAAAGTTTATTGGTTACCGCTTCACTGGATATCTGGGTGAAACCCTTCGCTGAAGAATTGAAAATGCATCTGGTATCCACACGTGCAGAGTTTAAGAACGGTATTTTTACAGGTAATTTTATCGGTAAAAACTGCAACGGAAAAGAAAAACTGGTAAGAATAAAAGCTGAAATACACGATTCTAAATACGATAAAATAATCGCTTTCGGAGATACTTCCGGAGACCGCCAGATGCTTAAGTGGGCAAATGAAGGTCATTACCAATTTTTTCACTAA